The Microbacterium maritypicum genome contains a region encoding:
- a CDS encoding sensor histidine kinase, with translation MAHTSRSRSTASRVFVVLLVAAVVIGALVAVFLVIEAQRSIRAEAERVTAATSASFAASPLVIDGLRSNDQGAATQVLEPYSLDVIAGAGLDFITVMTPDGTRITHPDADQIGGIYLGTIPASPQTLTEEFTGTLGPSVRTITPVTAADGELIGWVAAGVTTESITDTLIRRLPLTLGITVGLVALGAGGAVIARRVTRRIAGDLPPGQVRDAVSSYESIRTLGEALRAQTHEHGNRMHAAVALLELGRRDEAIEILTETSRQSQSLVDQVTARRHGDPAVGALLLGKASQAKERGIDWRVHIEPDAPRTPLSPVDAVSVLGNLVDNAMDAAVESDDRWVQVSLRSHEGAGIVLEVSDSGPGIPPAVRERIFDQGYSTKPADAQGRGIGLALVRSVVIGAGGSVTVSDDPTTFRVILPAASPRRSQQ, from the coding sequence ATGGCGCACACCTCCCGCAGCCGCAGCACCGCCTCACGCGTCTTCGTGGTGCTGCTTGTCGCGGCGGTCGTGATCGGCGCCCTCGTGGCGGTCTTCCTCGTCATCGAAGCGCAACGATCGATCCGCGCCGAGGCCGAACGGGTGACGGCGGCCACCTCGGCCTCCTTCGCCGCCTCGCCTCTGGTGATCGACGGTCTGCGCTCGAACGATCAGGGCGCGGCGACCCAGGTGCTCGAGCCGTACTCCCTCGACGTGATCGCCGGCGCGGGGCTCGACTTCATCACGGTCATGACCCCGGACGGCACGCGGATCACCCACCCCGACGCCGACCAGATCGGCGGGATCTACCTGGGCACGATCCCCGCGTCACCGCAGACTCTGACCGAGGAGTTCACCGGAACCCTCGGACCCTCCGTGCGCACGATCACTCCCGTCACCGCAGCGGATGGAGAACTGATCGGCTGGGTCGCCGCCGGTGTGACGACAGAATCCATCACCGATACCCTGATCCGCCGCCTGCCGCTCACGCTCGGTATCACGGTGGGCCTCGTCGCGCTCGGCGCCGGCGGCGCGGTGATCGCCCGTCGGGTGACCCGTCGCATCGCCGGCGACCTGCCGCCCGGGCAGGTGCGCGACGCGGTGTCCTCGTACGAGTCGATCCGCACCCTCGGCGAGGCCCTGCGTGCACAGACCCACGAGCACGGGAACCGGATGCACGCGGCGGTGGCGCTGCTCGAGCTCGGACGCCGTGACGAGGCGATCGAGATCCTCACGGAGACGTCTCGACAGAGCCAGTCGCTCGTCGATCAGGTGACCGCGCGACGTCACGGTGATCCCGCTGTCGGCGCGCTCCTGCTGGGCAAGGCCTCCCAGGCCAAGGAGCGCGGCATCGACTGGCGGGTGCACATCGAGCCGGACGCACCCCGCACGCCGCTGTCGCCCGTCGATGCCGTCTCGGTGCTCGGCAACCTCGTCGACAACGCCATGGATGCCGCCGTCGAGTCGGACGACCGCTGGGTGCAGGTCTCTCTCCGCTCGCACGAGGGTGCGGGGATCGTGCTGGAGGTTTCGGACAGCGGTCCCGGAATCCCGCCGGCCGTGCGTGAGCGGATCTTCGACCAGGGCTACTCCACGAAGCCCGCCGATGCGCAGGGACGCGGCATCGGCCTGGCGCTCGTGCGTTCCGTGGTGATAGGAGCGGGCGGCTCGGTGACGGTGAGCGACGACCCGACGACATTCCGGGTCATCCTTCCGGCCGCGTCACCGCGGAGGTCGCAGCAATGA
- a CDS encoding cation:dicarboxylate symporter family transporter encodes MALTTGFSLPKFNWRRGKQSWDRHTWLYVSVLLAVVLGAVVGLVWPEVGQAFEPLGKGFVALIKMMIAPIIFCTIVVGVGSIAKAATVGKIGGLALLYFMIMSTFALAIGLVVGNIIHPGAGLDMASSTYDAVEAEAKTTQEFILGIIPTTFFSAFTGESVLQVLFIALLVGFALQGLGDRGAPIMEAVKQLQKLVFRILGMILWLAPLGAFGAIAAVVGKTGVAAIWSLGTLMIAFYITCILFIVVILGVLLWTVTRVNIFALMKYLAREYLLIVGTSSSESALPRLIAKMEFVGVSKPVVGITVPTGYSFNLDGTAIYLTMASLFIATGMGQPMTIGEQIGLLVFMIIASKGAAGVTGAGLATLAGGLQAYRPDLVDGVGVIVGIDRFMSEGRALTNFTGNAVATLLIGTWTKQIDRDRVRRVLSGEVPFDESLLDGVDAHGQVDAPQAADVQELREAAVAEMAAKEERARARAERA; translated from the coding sequence ATGGCGCTCACAACAGGATTCTCACTGCCGAAGTTCAATTGGCGCCGAGGGAAGCAATCGTGGGATCGGCACACGTGGCTGTATGTGTCCGTGCTCCTCGCGGTCGTGCTCGGCGCCGTCGTCGGCCTCGTCTGGCCGGAGGTCGGACAGGCGTTCGAACCGCTGGGCAAGGGTTTCGTCGCGCTGATCAAGATGATGATCGCGCCGATCATCTTCTGCACGATCGTGGTCGGGGTGGGTTCCATCGCAAAGGCGGCCACCGTCGGCAAGATCGGGGGGCTGGCGCTGCTGTACTTCATGATCATGTCCACCTTCGCGCTCGCGATCGGACTCGTCGTCGGCAACATCATCCACCCCGGCGCGGGACTGGACATGGCCTCCTCCACCTACGACGCGGTCGAAGCGGAGGCCAAGACGACGCAGGAGTTCATCCTCGGCATCATCCCGACCACGTTCTTCTCGGCCTTCACCGGGGAGAGCGTGCTGCAGGTGCTGTTCATCGCGCTGCTCGTCGGCTTCGCCCTCCAGGGGCTGGGGGACCGCGGCGCCCCGATCATGGAGGCCGTCAAGCAGCTCCAGAAGCTGGTCTTCCGCATCCTCGGGATGATCCTGTGGCTCGCGCCGCTCGGAGCGTTCGGTGCGATCGCGGCCGTCGTGGGCAAGACCGGCGTCGCGGCGATCTGGAGCCTGGGCACGCTGATGATCGCGTTCTACATCACCTGCATCCTGTTCATCGTCGTGATCCTCGGGGTGCTGCTGTGGACGGTGACCCGCGTGAACATCTTCGCCCTCATGAAGTACCTGGCCAGGGAGTACCTGCTCATCGTCGGCACCTCCTCGTCGGAATCGGCGCTTCCTCGACTGATCGCGAAGATGGAGTTCGTCGGCGTCTCCAAGCCCGTGGTGGGCATCACCGTCCCGACCGGGTACTCGTTCAACCTCGACGGTACGGCGATCTACCTCACGATGGCCTCGCTGTTCATCGCCACGGGCATGGGGCAGCCGATGACGATCGGTGAGCAGATCGGTCTGCTGGTGTTCATGATCATCGCGAGCAAGGGTGCAGCGGGGGTCACCGGTGCCGGTCTTGCCACCCTCGCCGGTGGTCTCCAGGCCTATCGTCCCGATCTGGTGGACGGTGTCGGCGTGATCGTGGGCATCGACCGGTTCATGTCGGAAGGGCGCGCGCTCACGAACTTCACGGGCAACGCGGTGGCGACGCTCCTCATCGGCACCTGGACGAAGCAGATCGACCGCGACCGCGTGCGTCGGGTGCTCAGCGGCGAAGTCCCCTTCGACGAGTCGCTGCTCGACGGCGTGGACGCCCACGGGCAGGTGGATGCCCCGCAGGCCGCTGACGTGCAGGAGCTTCGTGAGGCGGCCGTCGCAGAGATGGCGGCGAAGGAGGAACGGGCCAGAGCTCGCGCAGAACGCGCCTGA
- a CDS encoding DUF5302 domain-containing protein, which translates to MSTEEGASSSEEMKRKFKEALEKKNAHHRQGEAHLDGDSAVHSANAPQTRREFRRKSG; encoded by the coding sequence ATGAGCACCGAAGAAGGCGCCTCCTCCTCCGAGGAGATGAAGCGCAAGTTCAAGGAAGCGCTCGAGAAGAAGAACGCGCACCACCGGCAGGGCGAGGCACACCTCGACGGCGACTCCGCCGTGCACAGTGCGAACGCCCCGCAGACCCGGCGCGAGTTCCGACGCAAGAGCGGTTGA
- a CDS encoding DedA family protein, producing the protein MDLLTASLSSPWSLVLMSLLVVGDAFFVVVPGEVAVTALGAIAVTTGSPPLWAVVVCAAVAATVGDACCYLIGWSVGTQRWRWMRVPRVQQALAWARRRLDGGMATVLFTARFVPFARLAINLVAGASRIPPPRYLALVALAATGWALYQAAVGAAVAAILPGGPLVAVPVSIVLAIGLGALIDVCVRHRRG; encoded by the coding sequence ATGGATCTGCTGACCGCATCGCTCTCGAGCCCGTGGAGTCTGGTGCTGATGAGCCTGCTGGTGGTCGGGGATGCCTTCTTCGTCGTGGTGCCGGGCGAGGTCGCGGTGACCGCACTCGGTGCCATCGCGGTGACGACCGGTTCACCACCACTTTGGGCCGTGGTGGTGTGTGCCGCGGTCGCCGCGACCGTCGGAGACGCGTGCTGCTACCTGATCGGGTGGTCGGTGGGTACGCAGCGCTGGCGGTGGATGCGGGTCCCCCGCGTGCAACAGGCTCTGGCGTGGGCCCGACGCCGATTGGACGGCGGGATGGCGACGGTGCTGTTCACCGCCCGGTTCGTGCCCTTCGCGCGACTGGCGATCAACCTGGTCGCGGGGGCCTCGCGCATCCCTCCTCCCCGCTACCTCGCCCTCGTCGCCCTCGCTGCGACCGGGTGGGCGCTGTACCAGGCCGCCGTAGGGGCGGCCGTCGCGGCGATCCTCCCCGGTGGACCGCTCGTCGCGGTGCCCGTGTCGATCGTGCTCGCGATCGGGCTCGGAGCGCTGATCGACGTGTGTGTGCGACACCGGCGAGGGTGA
- a CDS encoding GDSL-type esterase/lipase family protein, whose translation MRVAIVTESFLPHMNGVTGSVLQILRHLERRGHEAHVIAPAAVGAPTEISGARIEAIPSLPLPGYRHVRLGTSSARRVAASLARFQPDVVHLASPFALGWRGVLAAERLELPAVAAYQTDVAAYTERYGIAATTGIAHTHITRLHRRATMTLAPSADAAQQLAALGIDRVRRWGRGVDAERFHPSRRESALRAGWGAEVVIGYVGRLAPEKQVEDLAALRGIPGTRLVIVGDGPSRARLESRLPDALFLGHLEGGALAAAMASFDLFVHPGESETFGQTLQEAHASGVPVVATGRGGPLDLVRMGIDGWLYRPGDLDDLRMRVADLAGDTRKRRAFGEAGRDAVQERSWESVCDQLLEHFAEARRLHAADTGARARRIVRPESPAPVAARRWQRYVALGDSLTEGLCDPAPDGALRGWADRLALLLAARGGLHYANLAIRSKRVQDLSGPQLARALELRPDLVSILIGANDLVKRRVDVAALAAEVEGAVRQLRGIGADVLLVTPFLPGRRAAALYTRRFSAFATALTGIATRTGAILIDTDLHPSLAERPNWGEDLVHLSSRGHRFLAYRAGEMLGVPDADALGALDAAMHEHEPIGAGVWWRRHALPWVWRRLHGRAAGDGRVAKHDDYVYLGRSSAARSAFVG comes from the coding sequence GTGAGAGTAGCGATCGTCACGGAGTCCTTCCTTCCGCACATGAACGGCGTCACCGGTTCGGTGCTGCAGATCCTTCGCCACCTCGAACGGCGAGGACACGAGGCGCACGTGATCGCGCCCGCCGCCGTCGGCGCACCGACCGAGATCAGCGGGGCCAGGATCGAAGCGATCCCCAGCCTCCCGCTCCCGGGGTACCGTCACGTCAGGCTCGGCACGTCGAGCGCTCGCCGCGTCGCCGCCTCGCTCGCGCGCTTCCAGCCCGATGTGGTGCACCTCGCCTCTCCGTTCGCTCTGGGGTGGCGGGGGGTGCTCGCGGCCGAACGCCTGGAACTCCCCGCCGTCGCTGCGTATCAGACCGACGTCGCGGCGTACACCGAGCGCTACGGGATCGCCGCCACCACAGGTATCGCCCACACTCACATCACCCGTCTCCACCGGCGCGCGACGATGACTCTGGCGCCATCGGCGGATGCGGCCCAGCAACTCGCCGCGCTCGGCATCGATCGCGTCCGACGCTGGGGGAGAGGAGTCGATGCCGAGCGTTTCCACCCCTCCCGGCGAGAGAGCGCGCTCCGCGCCGGCTGGGGCGCCGAAGTCGTCATCGGCTACGTCGGACGCCTCGCTCCCGAGAAGCAGGTCGAAGACCTCGCCGCGCTCCGTGGCATCCCGGGGACGCGTCTGGTGATCGTCGGGGACGGACCCAGCAGAGCGCGGCTGGAGAGCCGGCTCCCCGATGCCCTGTTCCTCGGCCACCTCGAAGGCGGAGCGCTGGCGGCGGCGATGGCGTCGTTCGACCTGTTCGTGCACCCGGGAGAGAGTGAGACCTTCGGGCAGACCCTGCAGGAAGCGCACGCGAGCGGCGTCCCCGTCGTCGCCACGGGTCGCGGCGGCCCGCTCGACCTCGTGCGCATGGGGATCGACGGATGGCTGTATCGGCCGGGAGACCTCGACGACCTGAGGATGCGCGTGGCCGACCTGGCCGGAGATACGCGCAAGCGACGCGCCTTCGGCGAGGCGGGCCGCGACGCCGTGCAGGAACGCAGCTGGGAGAGCGTCTGCGATCAGCTCCTCGAGCACTTCGCGGAGGCACGACGGCTGCACGCGGCGGACACCGGGGCTCGCGCTCGCCGCATCGTGCGCCCCGAGTCGCCCGCACCGGTCGCCGCCCGCCGATGGCAGCGCTACGTCGCGCTCGGGGACTCGCTCACCGAAGGACTCTGCGACCCGGCCCCGGACGGAGCCCTGCGAGGGTGGGCCGACCGCCTCGCGCTGCTGCTCGCCGCCAGGGGAGGCCTGCACTACGCGAACCTGGCCATCCGCTCGAAGCGCGTGCAGGACCTGTCCGGCCCCCAACTGGCGAGGGCGCTCGAGCTGCGGCCCGACCTCGTGTCGATCCTGATCGGAGCCAACGACCTCGTGAAGCGCCGTGTCGATGTCGCCGCGCTCGCCGCCGAGGTCGAAGGGGCGGTGCGGCAGCTGCGGGGGATCGGCGCCGACGTGCTCCTGGTCACCCCGTTCCTGCCCGGCCGACGCGCTGCAGCCCTCTACACCCGGCGGTTCTCCGCCTTCGCCACCGCGCTGACGGGGATCGCGACCCGCACCGGGGCGATCCTGATCGATACGGATCTGCACCCCTCGCTGGCCGAGCGTCCGAACTGGGGGGAAGACCTCGTGCACCTGAGCAGCCGAGGCCACCGCTTCCTCGCCTACCGGGCCGGTGAGATGCTCGGGGTGCCCGATGCCGACGCGCTCGGAGCGCTCGATGCCGCGATGCACGAGCACGAGCCCATCGGCGCGGGGGTGTGGTGGCGTCGGCACGCGCTGCCCTGGGTCTGGCGTCGTCTGCACGGTCGGGCAGCCGGTGACGGGAGGGTCGCGAAGCACGATGACTACGTCTACCTCGGTCGGTCGTCCGCAGCGCGTTCCGCGTTCGTGGGGTGA
- a CDS encoding UDP-glucose dehydrogenase family protein, protein MRLSVIGCGYLGAVHAAAMASIGHDVIGIDVDEQKVSALAAGSAPFFEPRLSELLADGLSSGRLRFSSRMADASGAQVHFLAVGTPQIPGGHAADLHYVHAALDALLPHLRAGDVVAGKSTVPVGTAAGLAERVVAAGAALVWNPEFLREGWAVHDTLTPDRLVVGAEADAAGERAVGVLREVYASSIDAGTPFLVTDLATAELVKGAANAFLATKISFINAMAEIAEASGADVALLADALGHDTRIGRRYLGAGIGFGGGCLPKDIRAFTARAEELGRGEAVGFLREVDAINLRRRDRAVQIVVDALGGLVFGRRIAVLGAAFKPFSDDIRDSPALDVAVRLRGLGADVVVTDPAALDNAAALHPQLGYARDRDDALREADAVVVVTEWDEYRRDLSPEHAGALVRGRIIVDGRNCLDSAAWRAAGWQYHGMGRR, encoded by the coding sequence ATGCGCTTGTCAGTGATCGGCTGCGGGTACCTCGGTGCCGTGCACGCCGCCGCCATGGCCTCGATCGGACACGACGTCATCGGCATCGACGTCGATGAGCAGAAGGTGAGCGCTCTGGCCGCCGGATCGGCGCCGTTCTTCGAGCCGCGGCTCTCGGAGCTCCTCGCGGACGGCCTGAGCTCGGGACGGCTGCGCTTCAGCAGCCGGATGGCGGACGCCTCGGGTGCGCAGGTGCACTTCCTCGCCGTCGGGACCCCTCAGATTCCTGGGGGTCACGCCGCGGATCTCCACTACGTCCACGCGGCGCTCGATGCCCTGCTCCCCCACCTGCGTGCGGGAGACGTGGTGGCGGGCAAGTCGACCGTGCCGGTGGGAACCGCCGCAGGACTGGCGGAGCGCGTCGTCGCCGCCGGAGCCGCACTCGTGTGGAACCCCGAGTTCCTCCGCGAGGGATGGGCGGTGCACGACACCCTGACACCGGATCGCCTCGTGGTCGGCGCCGAGGCGGATGCCGCCGGAGAGCGCGCCGTCGGCGTGCTTCGAGAGGTGTACGCCTCGAGCATCGACGCCGGGACGCCGTTCCTGGTCACGGACCTCGCGACGGCCGAACTCGTGAAGGGCGCGGCCAATGCCTTCCTCGCCACCAAGATCTCGTTCATCAACGCGATGGCGGAGATCGCGGAAGCGTCGGGCGCCGACGTCGCTCTGCTCGCCGACGCGCTCGGCCACGACACCCGGATCGGGCGACGATACCTGGGCGCGGGTATCGGCTTCGGCGGGGGCTGCCTCCCGAAGGACATCCGAGCGTTCACCGCCCGGGCGGAGGAACTCGGTCGAGGGGAAGCGGTCGGCTTCCTGCGCGAAGTCGACGCGATCAACCTCCGGCGTCGCGACCGAGCGGTGCAGATCGTGGTCGACGCCCTGGGCGGACTGGTGTTCGGCCGCAGGATCGCCGTGCTCGGCGCCGCCTTCAAACCCTTCAGCGACGACATCCGCGACTCCCCTGCCCTCGACGTCGCCGTCCGCCTGCGGGGGCTGGGTGCGGACGTCGTCGTGACCGATCCGGCCGCACTCGACAACGCGGCGGCTCTTCACCCTCAGCTCGGCTACGCCCGCGACCGTGACGACGCCCTGAGGGAAGCCGATGCCGTCGTCGTCGTCACCGAGTGGGACGAGTACCGCCGCGACCTCTCCCCCGAGCATGCCGGCGCTCTCGTGCGCGGACGGATCATCGTCGACGGTCGCAACTGTCTCGACTCCGCGGCCTGGCGTGCCGCCGGTTGGCAGTACCACGGCATGGGGCGACGCTGA
- a CDS encoding polyribonucleotide nucleotidyltransferase codes for MEGPEITATEAVLDNGRFGTRTIRFETGRLAQQAQGAVAAYLDGETMLLSATSAGKHPREGFDFFPLTVDVEERSYAAGKIPGSFFRREGRPSTEAILVCRLIDRPLRPSFVDGLRNEVQVVITVMSIAPGEFYDALAINAASASTQISGLPFSGPVAGVRLAFIPGQGEHADQWVAFPNAEQVSEAVFDLIVAGRVVTKSDGSEDVAIMMVEAEATEGSWNLIKAGATKPDEAVVAQGLEASKPFIAQLVKAQAELAATASKEPGVYPVFPAYSDEVYSFVSERAFAELSDVYQIADKVERQTADDAIKDRVKAELIEATEAGSLPAAAPLEFSAAYKSVTKKIVRGRILTEGARIDGRGLADIRPLDAEVQVIPRVHGSAIFQRGETQILGVTTLNMLKMEQQIDSLSPVTSKRYMHHYNFPPYSTGETGRVGSPKRREIGHGFLAERALVPVLPSREEFPYAIRQVSEALSSNGSTSMGSVCASTLSLLNAGVPLRAAVAGIAMGLVSDEVNGETRYAALTDILGAEDALGDMDFKVAGTSEFVTAIQLDTKLDGIPTSVLTGALTQARDARLTILNVLNAAIDAPDEMAPTAPRVISVQIPVDKIGELIGPKGKTINAIQDETGAQISIEEDGTVYIGATDGPSAEAARAQVNAIANPTNPEIGEQFLGTVVKIATFGAFVSLLPGKDGLLHVTEVRKLAGGKRVENVDDVLSVGQKILVKITKIDDRGKLSLEPVLDDAPAADAAPAEDAAAE; via the coding sequence TTGGAAGGTCCTGAAATCACCGCCACCGAGGCCGTTCTCGACAACGGCCGCTTCGGCACCCGCACCATCCGCTTCGAGACCGGCCGCCTCGCGCAGCAGGCTCAGGGCGCAGTCGCCGCGTACCTCGACGGCGAGACCATGCTCCTCTCGGCCACCAGCGCAGGAAAGCACCCGCGCGAAGGCTTCGACTTCTTCCCGCTGACGGTCGACGTCGAAGAGCGTTCCTACGCTGCCGGCAAGATCCCGGGCTCGTTCTTCCGCCGCGAGGGTCGTCCCTCCACCGAGGCGATCCTGGTCTGCCGTCTGATCGACCGCCCGCTGCGCCCGTCGTTCGTCGACGGACTGCGCAACGAGGTCCAGGTCGTCATCACCGTCATGTCGATCGCACCGGGCGAGTTCTACGACGCGCTCGCGATCAACGCGGCTTCCGCGTCGACCCAGATCTCTGGTCTGCCGTTCTCCGGCCCCGTCGCCGGTGTGCGCCTCGCGTTCATCCCCGGCCAGGGCGAGCACGCCGACCAGTGGGTCGCGTTCCCGAACGCGGAGCAGGTCAGTGAGGCTGTGTTCGACCTGATCGTCGCCGGTCGCGTCGTCACCAAGTCCGATGGCTCGGAAGACGTCGCCATCATGATGGTCGAGGCTGAGGCCACCGAGGGCAGCTGGAACCTGATCAAGGCCGGCGCCACCAAGCCCGATGAGGCTGTCGTGGCCCAGGGTCTCGAGGCATCGAAGCCCTTCATCGCGCAGCTCGTCAAGGCTCAGGCCGAGCTCGCCGCCACCGCGTCGAAGGAGCCGGGCGTGTACCCGGTCTTCCCCGCATACAGCGACGAGGTCTACAGCTTCGTCTCAGAGCGCGCGTTCGCCGAGCTCAGCGACGTCTACCAGATCGCCGACAAGGTCGAGCGTCAGACCGCTGACGATGCGATCAAGGACCGTGTCAAGGCAGAGCTCATCGAGGCCACAGAGGCGGGTTCGCTCCCGGCTGCGGCTCCGCTCGAGTTCTCCGCCGCGTACAAGTCCGTCACGAAGAAGATCGTCCGCGGACGCATCCTCACCGAGGGCGCTCGCATCGACGGTCGCGGACTCGCGGACATCCGTCCGCTCGACGCCGAGGTGCAGGTCATCCCGCGCGTGCACGGCTCCGCGATCTTCCAGCGCGGCGAGACCCAGATCCTGGGTGTCACCACGCTGAACATGCTCAAGATGGAGCAGCAGATCGACTCGCTGTCGCCCGTCACGAGCAAGCGCTACATGCACCACTACAACTTCCCGCCCTACTCGACCGGTGAGACCGGCCGCGTGGGTTCGCCGAAGCGTCGCGAGATCGGGCACGGCTTCCTCGCCGAGCGCGCGCTCGTGCCGGTTCTGCCGAGCCGCGAGGAGTTCCCGTACGCGATCCGTCAGGTGTCCGAGGCGCTGAGCTCCAACGGTTCCACCTCGATGGGTTCCGTCTGTGCATCGACGCTGTCGCTGCTCAACGCGGGTGTGCCGCTGCGTGCGGCCGTCGCCGGTATCGCCATGGGTCTCGTCTCCGACGAGGTCAACGGTGAGACCCGTTACGCCGCGCTGACCGACATCCTGGGTGCTGAGGATGCTCTCGGCGACATGGACTTCAAGGTCGCGGGTACCAGCGAGTTCGTCACGGCCATCCAGCTGGACACGAAGCTCGACGGCATCCCGACGTCGGTGCTCACCGGCGCGCTGACCCAGGCCCGTGACGCTCGTCTGACGATCCTCAACGTCCTGAACGCCGCGATCGACGCTCCTGACGAGATGGCGCCCACCGCGCCCCGCGTCATCAGCGTGCAGATCCCCGTCGACAAGATCGGCGAGCTGATCGGCCCGAAGGGCAAGACGATCAACGCGATCCAGGACGAGACCGGCGCGCAGATCTCCATCGAGGAGGACGGCACCGTCTACATCGGCGCGACCGATGGTCCGTCGGCCGAGGCCGCTCGTGCCCAGGTCAACGCGATCGCCAACCCGACCAATCCGGAGATCGGCGAGCAGTTCCTCGGAACCGTCGTGAAGATCGCCACCTTCGGTGCGTTCGTCTCGCTGCTCCCGGGCAAGGACGGCCTGCTCCACGTCACCGAGGTGCGCAAGCTCGCCGGTGGCAAGCGGGTCGAGAACGTCGATGACGTGCTCTCGGTCGGCCAGAAGATCCTCGTGAAGATCACGAAGATCGACGACCGTGGCAAGCTCTCGCTCGAGCCCGTCCTCGACGACGCTCCGGCCGCTGACGCAGCGCCCGCAGAGGACGCTGCCGCCGAGTAA
- a CDS encoding aldo/keto reductase, giving the protein MRLFSVGAGASDERARQGVAEHPSAPIPIVGPGIGETIRVALGETGFETFPLMLGAAEFGWNVDLETSHGILDRYVEFGGNAIHTADGFSGGRSEHIIGQWLRSRGQRDRSVVSVRVGAHADNPGLGSVNLVRAVEGSLTRLGVDRIDVLYLDATLDATTNLEDTLATVEWMTEAGKIGALGAFGFAPERLVEARILASAGYPRIQVIDAPYNLVRRQPFEGDLRLVAGAQNLAVTPSHALEHGFLSGRHRSKALTSRGVRGEQLRGHLNRRGIKILRALDQVAEEVSAPVAAVSIAWLLAQRTIAAPIVNAFASDHVDELMQGAGVSLSRSQVAELTRAGN; this is encoded by the coding sequence ATGCGGTTGTTCAGCGTAGGCGCAGGAGCGTCGGATGAACGCGCCCGACAGGGTGTCGCCGAGCATCCCTCTGCACCCATCCCGATCGTCGGTCCCGGCATAGGGGAGACCATCCGTGTCGCCCTCGGCGAAACCGGCTTCGAGACGTTCCCGCTCATGCTGGGTGCTGCGGAATTCGGCTGGAACGTCGATCTCGAGACCAGCCACGGCATCCTCGACCGCTACGTGGAGTTCGGCGGCAACGCGATCCACACCGCCGACGGCTTCTCAGGCGGGCGCAGCGAGCACATCATCGGGCAGTGGCTGCGTTCGCGGGGGCAACGTGATCGCAGCGTCGTCAGCGTTCGGGTCGGCGCGCATGCCGACAACCCGGGTCTCGGCTCGGTCAACCTCGTGCGCGCGGTCGAGGGCTCTCTGACGAGGCTGGGTGTCGATCGCATCGACGTCCTCTATCTCGACGCCACTCTCGATGCGACCACCAACCTCGAGGACACGCTGGCGACCGTCGAATGGATGACCGAGGCCGGGAAGATCGGTGCCCTGGGTGCCTTCGGCTTCGCGCCGGAGCGTCTGGTGGAAGCCCGTATCCTCGCTTCGGCCGGCTATCCGCGCATCCAGGTGATCGACGCGCCGTACAACCTCGTCCGTCGCCAGCCGTTCGAAGGCGATCTTCGACTCGTCGCCGGTGCGCAGAACCTCGCCGTGACGCCCTCCCATGCGCTCGAGCACGGTTTCCTCTCCGGGCGACACCGCAGCAAGGCGCTGACCTCACGCGGTGTGCGGGGCGAACAGCTGCGCGGGCATCTCAACCGTCGCGGGATCAAGATCCTGCGGGCGCTCGATCAGGTCGCCGAAGAGGTGAGCGCTCCCGTCGCGGCGGTCTCCATCGCGTGGCTACTCGCTCAGCGCACGATCGCCGCCCCCATCGTGAACGCCTTCGCGAGCGATCACGTCGACGAGCTCATGCAGGGAGCCGGCGTGTCGCTCTCACGCAGCCAGGTCGCCGAGCTCACCCGGGCAGGGAACTGA
- a CDS encoding histidine phosphatase family protein, which produces MTHYIYLVRHGEHQDAEHGLADGPLSPRGQRQAELIADRLSGLPLDAVWHSPLLRANETARAIAARLPSVDPEPTALLFDCVPTGMTDETPSVFEPFFGSITEAEIEAGRAQMSDAVNEFLVRKTGDVHEVLITHNFVISWFVREVLAAPEWRWMTLNQSHCGLTVIAQKQGRPWTLLTHNDTGHLPVELRTGIPDALLV; this is translated from the coding sequence GTGACGCACTACATATATCTGGTCAGACACGGTGAACATCAGGACGCAGAGCATGGTCTCGCCGACGGACCCCTCTCCCCTCGGGGACAGCGTCAGGCGGAGTTGATCGCCGACCGGCTGTCGGGGCTTCCTCTCGATGCGGTCTGGCATTCGCCTCTGCTGCGCGCCAACGAGACGGCGCGGGCGATCGCCGCTCGTTTGCCGTCGGTCGACCCGGAGCCGACCGCACTGCTGTTCGACTGCGTGCCCACCGGTATGACCGATGAGACCCCGTCCGTGTTCGAGCCGTTCTTCGGCTCCATCACCGAGGCGGAGATCGAGGCGGGCCGGGCGCAGATGTCCGACGCCGTGAACGAGTTCCTCGTGCGCAAGACCGGCGACGTGCACGAGGTGCTCATCACGCACAACTTCGTCATCTCCTGGTTCGTCCGCGAGGTGCTGGCTGCCCCCGAATGGCGATGGATGACGCTGAACCAGTCGCACTGCGGCCTGACCGTCATCGCCCAGAAGCAGGGGCGCCCGTGGACGCTGCTCACCCACAACGACACCGGGCATCTTCCGGTCGAACTGCGCACGGGCATCCCCGACGCACTCCTGGTCTGA